A segment of the Meles meles chromosome 4, mMelMel3.1 paternal haplotype, whole genome shotgun sequence genome:
ttatctgaaTGTGGTCGAATATACACAAAGAGAAGAGAACCATAGAatattgagacagagagaaagtgggatGCACAAGTAGATAAGGCTTTGCCTCTTCcctctttggatttcattttgaaaatagtaaGGAGAATGTAGAAGTAAGATACTAAGACACTACTGATGGTGAAGACTTGAACTGAACCTGACAAGATAAATATCATCAATTCATTGATATAAGGGTCAACACAGGAAAGTCTGTATAATGGaaaaacatcacaaaaaaagTGATTAATTTCATTTGACCCACAGAAAATTAACCTAAAGAAAAACCCCACATGAATTATGGGATGCAGATTTCCAGCTATGTAGGTCCCTGTAGTCATCTGAATGCAGAGTTTTTTTGACATCATGGTGTGGTACTGCAGAGGGCTACATatggccacatagcgatcataGGCCATTGCTGCCAGGAGAAAGCATTCTGTAGTTCCagcaagacagagaaaataaaattgtgctaTGCATTCATGAAGGGAAATCATTCTGTCATtagaaaagaaattctgtaaTGTTTTGGGGGTAATGGCACAGGAacaacaggaatccatcagagccAAGTTGCCCAGAAAGATGTACATTGGTGTGTGAAGACGATGCTCCATACAAATCAATGCCACCAGGCCAAGATTCCCTACCATAGTGATCACATAGATAATGAGAAACACCACAAACAGTAGGCTCTTCAACTCTGGGCGATCTGTAAATCCTATGAGGATAAATTCAGTGGTCAAGGAGTAGTTATCCTCAGTCATATCTACCTTCTCTTAAGGTAGGAATTCTGAAGATAAAAGGTTATAATTTAGAGTGTGTATAacattccttccaaatttttctttttacaaaaaagAGATGAGGTTTTTCAAACTCCCCTCAGTATCTCTTGATACAGGCATCCAAACATCTAGGGGATAGTCATTCCCCAAAAAATGTCAGTTTTATAAGCTCAACTCTGAAAATCAGGATTCCCACGAATGTTTTTGTAATTCCAAGAGGAATGCTTACAGAGGAAAAGGTTTGTTTTGATGACTTCATGCATGAATAGTGTAGAAATCTAGCATTCCCATATTTAGTTCAATGTTGACAAATAATATCAGTGTCAGTTTTTGTATTAaagatccttaaaataaatttactatCAATTTTCATGTATACTCATTTTTTAACAGAGCAAAAAGTTTTCATATACTCTCCCAGTGAAATGAAGGCTTGAAAAGTGCATACAACAAATATCTTAAATTTATACCTTATGAATTATATGAAGATCACAAAGATTTAAGAATAGGACTTTAATCTTTTGATGAAATCTTGGGATAtccaaggaaataaatatctatgcatTTTCACCTCTCTCATCCCTGTTCCCGGTATTCAATCCATTTCCTTAAAAACTGATTTTGTCCGTGCCATCATTCCTGTTGATTTTTCCCAATACCTAAATCCTTTCCATCCTTATGTAAAGCATAGTTACATATTATGCTACTTAAGAAAGCTTTAACTAAATGCTCTAGACCACACTGATTTTCACTTTTTGCATTCTCAAGCATGCCCTATATACCCAACACAATGGAAGTTTTTTATGTATACCACACAtggctttataaaaaaatatgcaTGTACAGTTTCTTTATTAGAATTGTAGTCATTTGAGTTCAGCTATGACTTCTACTTCTCATAAGAGTTATTTAATGctacagagggggaaaaataaaaaaaatattgattcaagTCCTAGCTTCAAAGACCTGAGACAGGTGAACTTCTTGTCAGTATACTATCACTGATCCATAGTGACCTCTTTTGTCTCCACAAATTGAGGCAGCTAGTTCTGAAGAACAGGCTACAAAGGAAATTCTAGGAAATTTATCATGAAAAACTTTATGCATCATTCTCTTACTGGAAGTAACCCAGCTACTATTTTCCTGCTTCCTAAGAAACTTATGTAATATTTTCTGAAGTGTATCACAGTAGTTCGAAAGCTAATAAACATAAACTTGACTGTATGTTTTCGTTGTATAACgctttgagaaagagaaaaatcttaaattgtAATATGATTTTTGAGATGAGTTGCCTGGATGGCTAAGATATTTAAACATCttcttttggttcaggtcatgattctccaggacctgggactgagccccacgtctggctcccagctcagtgggaattCTCCttgttcctctcctctgcctctccctctgcttgagttctctctgtctctctctctcaaatgaataaatgaaaaaaaccttaaaaataaatatgatttttgagaACAAATTTTGTTTTACCTCAAAGGCTATCTTCTATTACTACTTAGGATA
Coding sequences within it:
- the LOC123940331 gene encoding olfactory receptor 5K1-like — encoded protein: MTEDNYSLTTEFILIGFTDRPELKSLLFVVFLIIYVITMVGNLGLVALICMEHRLHTPMYIFLGNLALMDSCCSCAITPKTLQNFFSNDRMISLHECIAQFYFLCLAGTTECFLLAAMAYDRYVAICSPLQYHTMMSKKLCIQMTTGTYIAGNLHPIIHVGFFFRLIFCGSNEINHFFCDVFPLYRLSCVDPYINELMIFILSGSVQVFTISSVLVSYFYILLTIFKMKSKEGRGKALSTCASHFLSVSIFYGSLLFVYIRPHSDKEDDEDIPGAVFYTLVIPLLNPFIYSLRNKEVINAVKKIIKTIL